From Pyrenophora tritici-repentis strain M4 chromosome 1, whole genome shotgun sequence, the proteins below share one genomic window:
- a CDS encoding Protamine-P1 domain containing protein produces MSYYNVYPNPTIDYVVCSDCDAATFAWLADVFPCVECGSENFELPESTLAAEDNKETEDGARKRKR; encoded by the exons ATGTCTTACTACAATGTCTACCCGAACCCAACCATCGACTACGTCGTTTGCAGCGACTGCGACGCCGCCACCTTCGCCTGGCTAGCAGACGTGTTCCCATGTGTCGAATGCGGCAGCGAGAACTTTGAGTTGCCTGAGTCCACATTAGCAGCGGAGGACAACAAGGAGACGGAGGATGGTGCTAGGAAGCGAAAGCG GTGA
- a CDS encoding TehA, Tellurite resistance protein and related permease, with protein MSTGAIATLLGQQPYSFHGLKTIGKIFFILDIVLFLAFSACITYRFIHNRGSLTLSLHHPHESFFFGAFFVSIALIIYCIELYGVPACGPWLIKTLEILFWLYAAIVILVAVFQYHVIFDRRELPVTGAMPAWILPVYPFLVLGVLGGTLLKSQPPGPGFNIFIGSVTFQGLGWTIAFLMLTLYFTRLVNSKLPEIPKRPGMYVAVGPAAYTANAFISLGMQAPKHVPEDLFGITSFPVGDAFKAFGLIAGIFLWFISFWFSAIATVSIIISAKESHFTLNHWGFIFPNAGMTIALIYIAKALDSPGIKGVCSAATIVLVMLWIWVAILNVKGVIQKKVLWPGMDEDMEDIEGHGHKPGEEQEDSDGQV; from the coding sequence ATGTCGACGGGCGCAATCGCAACGCTTCTTGGTCAACAACCATACAGCTTCCATGGACTGAAGACGATTGGAAAGATCTTCTTCATTCTCGACATCGTCCTATTCCTCGCATTCAGCGCCTGCATCACCTACCGCTTTATACACAATCGGGGCTCGTTAACGCTCAGTCTACACCACCCTCACGAgagcttcttcttcggcgCCTTCTTTGTCAGCATCGCGCTCATAATATACTGCATCGAGTTGTATGGCGTCCCAGCGTGTGGACCATGGCTCATCAAAACGTTGGAAATTCTGTTCTGGCTGTACGCGGCCATTGTGATTTTGGTCGCGGTATTCCAATATCACGTCATCTTTGATCGAAGAGAGCTGCCAGTCACCGGCGCTATGCCCGCATGGATCTTGCCCGTGTACCCGTTTCTTGTTCTTGGTGTCTTGGGAGGAACGTTGTTGAAGAGTCAGCCACCCGGGCCTGGATTCAACATCTTCATTGGCAGCGTCACATTCCAGGGCCTAGGCTGGACTATTGCGTTCTTGATGCTTACGCTGTACTTCACACGTTTAGTCAACAGTAAGCTCCCCGAGATACCTAAGCGACCAGGAATGTACGTCGCTGTAGGTCCAGCGGCATATACAGCGAACGCATTCATCTCGCTTGGCATGCAGGCGCCCAAACACGTCCCCGAAGACTTATTCGGCATCACATCATTCCCCGTAGGCGACGCGTTCAAGGCCTTCGGACTCATCGCTGGCATCTTTCTGTGGTTCATATCCTTTTGGTTCAGCGCCATCGCAACCGTGAGCATCATCATCAGCGCCAAGGAGTCGCACTTCACGCTGAACCACTGGGGCTTCATCTTCCCCAACGCTGGAATGACCATCGCTCTCATCTACATTGCCAAAGCTTTAGACAGCCCAGGCATCAAGGGTGTCTGCAGTGCAGCCACCATCGTCCTTGTCATGCTCTGGATCTGGGTCGCCATCCTCAACGTGAAGGGTGTGATCCAAAAGAAGGTCCTCTGGCCAGGCATGGATGAAGACATGGAGGATATTGAAGGCCACGGTCACAAACCCGGTGAAGAGCAGGAAGACAGCGATGGACAGGTGTAA
- a CDS encoding BYS1 domain protein yields the protein MLLNAITLVSLIAGAQAVGRAIVTNQCDAPIYLWSVGGSIGEQKVITKDQSYSETFTKDPKSGGIALKMTAVEGGIFKPNVSQTIFAYNLDANQIWYDMSDIFGDGFAGRTMTLKPKDPACPSINWYGGKPTGGSQIKNCDASTDLELTFCTNHCLPSWSPCGNAAPGDSRTCCTHCIGSHHCVAAP from the exons ATGCTCCTCAACGCCATCACACTCGTCTCTCTCATCGCCGGCGCCCAGGCTGTCGGTCGCGCTATCGTTACCAACCAATGTGATGCGCCCATCTACCTCTGGTCCGTTGGTGGCAGCATCGGCGAGCAGAAAGTTATTACCAAGGACCAATCCTACAGCGAGACCTTCACCAAAGACCCCAAGTCCGGTGGTATTGCCCTCAAGATGACCGCCGTCGAAGGCGGCATCTTCAAGCCCAACGTCAGTCAAACCATCTTTGCCTACAACCTCGACGCCAATCAGATCTGGTACGACATGAGCGACATCTTCGGCGACGGCTTTGCAGGCAGAACTATGACACTCAAGCCCAAGGACCCTGCCTGCCCGAGCATCAATTGGTATGGTGGAAAGCCTACTGGTGGCAGCCAGATCAAGAACTGCGATGCCAGCACGGATTTGGAGCTGACCTTTTGCACAAACCACTGCCTGCCAAGTTGGT CTCCTTGCGGCAATGCTGCCCCTGGTGATTCTAGGACTTGCTGCACGCACTGCATTGGTAGTCACCACTGTGTCGCTGCACCTTAA
- a CDS encoding CypX, Cytochrome P450 — protein sequence MALPGVIGDFAEPKTLLLFLLSFVVLYTCAILYQSYAHKIPANSPPQVDDDLPITGASGWFTRRWDWCQEKRDRSKTGNFSFHAGSRLVIGLCGENGRRTFFESKGLSFTKGYDVLFGGGPNSSTRAQIRSDPDLTPWFNRQIVNLLKSDHLQKRLATLISDTKDGIEAIKQDPSGCTDPFTSIYNIVFRLTIRTLGANEIVENEGLLEAFAKNFGIIDKSSNATTICFPKFPSPSLLKRYFAGAQLFSIVAKIIKTRETTGKKYDDALQFLQDQGSSTLDIVRFILAALFAGVLNSGINAAWVLIYLATSPEWQKKVRDEVCGVAAKYAKDPNMPLVRQLEDVPLEAWESEFPIIEMCLRDSMRLGISSNLFRRNISGKPIPTGNNNEVIPPGAVAVYPVGDIHFDHEVYPDPYKWDPSRYLPEHAQDTKAHDFVGWGSGRHPCLGMRFAKLEQNLITAFFVTNFNFDLEDKQGNKVTTPPAINVNDHFPSKPALSHFIRVTPREK from the exons ATGGCGCTTCCCGGCGTGATTGGGGACTTCGCTGAACCAAAAACGCTACTTCTCTTCCTCCTTTCATTCGTAGTTCTATACACCTGCGCCATACTATATCAGTCCTACGCTCACAAAATCCCCGCAAATTCGCCCCCTCAAGTCGACGACGACCTCCCCATAACCGGTGCATCTGGCTGGTTTACTCGACGATGGGATTGGTGCCAGGAAAAACGCGATCGGTCAAAGACCGGCAACTTCTCCTTCCATGCGGGATCAAGATTGGTCATCGGGCTTTGTGGTGAAAATGGACGGCGAACTTTCTTTGAGTCCAAGGGTCTGTCCTTCACTAAAGGCTACGATGTCTTGTTTGGAGGCGGTCCGAATTCCAGCACCCGTGCCCAGATCCGGTCTGATCCTGACTTGACACCGTGGTTCAATCGTCAGATAGTAAACCTCTTGAAAAGCGATCATCTTCAAAAAAGATTAGCTACCCTCATATCTGATACCAAAGACGGTATCGAAGCCATTAAGCAAGATCCAAGTGGCTGTACTGATCCGTTTACGAGTATTTATAACATCGTCTTTCGTCTTACCATCCGTACGCTAGGTGCAAACGAGATTGTTGAGAATGAGGGTTTGCTAGAAGCGTTTGCAAAGAATTTCGGAATAATCGACAAGAGTTCGAATGCTACAACGATCTGCTTCCCTAAGTTTCCCTCGCCGTCCCTTCTTAAGCGGTACTTTGCGGGAGCGCAACTATTTTCGATTGTGGCAAAAATTATCAAGACGCGTGAGACAACTGGAAAGAAGTACGATGATGCTTTGCAGTTCCTGCAGGATCAGGGTAGTAGCACTCTCGATATAGTCCGGTTCATCCTTGCGGCCTTGTTCGCTGGAGTACTCAACAGTGGCATTAACGCCGCGTGG GTTCTCATCTATCTTGCAACCTCACCAGAGTGGCAGAAAAAGGTGAGGGATGAAGTATGTGGGGTTGCTGCAAAATACGCCAAGGATCCGAATATGCCGTTGGTCAGGCAGCTTGAAGACGTTCCCTTGGAAGCGTGGGAGTCGGAGTTCCCCATCATCGAAATGTGCCTACGCGATTCTATGCGTCTCGGAATATCCAGCAACTTATTTAGGCGGAACATAAGCGGAAAACCTATACCCACAGGCAACAATAACGAGGTGATTCCACCAGGGGCAGTTGCGGTCTATCCTGTAGGCGATATTCATTTCGACCATGAAGTCTATCCTGATCCGTACAAGTGGGATCCGTCCCGTTACCTGCCGGAGCACGCACAAGACACTAAAGCCCATGACTTCGTTGGTTGGGGTTCAGGACGACACCCTTGCCTAGGCATGCGCTTTGCCAAACTAGAGCAAAATCTCATCACCGCGTTCTTTGTGACCAACTTCAACTTTGATCTTGAGGATAAACAAGGTAACAAGGTCACTACACCCCCGGCTATCAACGTCAATGACCATTTTCCATCCAAGCCAGCACTTTCACATTTTATTAGAGTGACACCGAGGGAGAAGTAG
- a CDS encoding F-box multi-domain protein, translating to MFRQPSSTVAAVDAGTTLNDLPDEILLHIGAQFTGLSREIDLVNLALVSPRWRMVAQEWLVKEPRFNITYIYEYMCELSRRPKLIQRVKSMEIWSTSQGRIAYDDEDSPPMLLGYNPVKAPEEMTSAFECMTQCRAIVKRFARNEKDRDMWMRALDEDVIPALFGILICTLPNLKELRLGQGWLMDFPMFSNMLATQVQPIPKTWMYSFLAGPLDLLYSRLTVLEVPADMRTLEFPGTSTVFDLRPFQHLAEVGITMEALLHDYEILGESPDPRKIFPPNDQSPQD from the coding sequence ATGTTCCGACAGCCTTCAAGTACCGTTGCCGCTGTGGACGCTGGCACCACCCTGAACGACCTTCCAGACGAAATTCTTCTCCATATCGGCGCTCAGTTTACCGGCTTGAGTCGGGAGATCGACCTCGTGAACCTTGCGCTTGTATCACCGAGATGGCGCATGGTTGCACAAGAATGGCTAGTTAAGGAACCACGCTTCAACATCACATATATCTACGAGTACATGTGTGAGTTGAGTCGTAGACCGAAGTTAATACAGCGAGTGAAGAGTATGGAGATCTGGAGCACGAGCCAAGGTCGCATAGCGTACGATGATGAGGATTCTCCACCAATGCTACTGGGATACAACCCCGTCAAAGCACCCGAGGAGATGACCTCAGCGTTCGAATGCATGACACAATGTAGGGCCATTGTGAAGCGTTTTGCGCGTAACGAGAAGGATCGGGACATGTGGATGCGAGCATTAGATGAGGATGTCATACCCGCCCTTTTTGGTATCCTTATCTGCACGCTACCCAATCTCAAGGAACTGAGGCTAGGTCAGGGCTGGTTGATGGACTTCCCCATGTTCAGTAACATGCTCGCTACTCAAGTCCAACCTATCCCCAAGACGTGGATGTATAGCTTTCTCGCTGGTCCGCTTGATCTGCTATATTCACGTTTGACAGTTCTGGAGGTCCCTGCGGATATGAGAACTCTCGAGTTTCCTGGCACATCGACTGTATTTGATTTGCGACCTTTCCAGCATCTGGCAGAAGTCGGCATCACCATGGAAGCGCTTTTGCACGATTATGAGATTCTTGGAGAGTCACCAGACCCACGCAAGATTTTCCCCCCCAACGATCAAAGTCCTCAGGATTAG
- a CDS encoding Filament-head multi-domain protein, whose amino-acid sequence MPSLANPFVRPATTSPRLHILQVSQLSIAALSLIAFVITLVLPLNHKLFTLSLLYTPLLTSITTVYLVRREKRRAADGTLSKQKYVKYQLFKMVAAIGLSVVGFIGHLASAPHSAGQGQKTGERGMWINGVRINTWMGLMLWINFFNWLFLWASLCYSCCMTGNKQGPIALAGEEAHIGLADETYEDEDVRV is encoded by the exons ATGCCGTCCCTCGCGAATCCCTTTGTGCGCCCCGCAACCACTTCGCCCCGCCTGCACATCCTCCAAGTCAGCCAGCTCTCCATTGCAGCACTCAGCCTCATCGCCTTCGTCATCACCCTCGTGCTCCCGCTCAACCACAAGCTCTTCACCCTTAGCCTCCTCTACACTCCGCTTCTCACCTCCATCACCACCGTATACCTCGTCCGTCGCGAGAAGAGACGCGCAGCAGATGGCACGCTGTCCAAGCAGAAATATGTGAAATACCAGCTATTCAAGATGGTGGCGGCGATTGGCTTGTCCGTTGTGGGCTTCATTGGTCACTTGGCTAGTGCGCCTCACAGTGCTGGTCAAGGGCAGAAGACAGGGGAGAGGGGTATGTGGATTAATGGGGTGAGGATCAACACGTGGATGGGGTTGATGCTTTGGATCAACTTCTTCAACTG GCTGTTTTTGTGGGCAAGCTTGTGCTACTCGTGCTGCATGACAGGGAACAAGCAGGGGCCTATTGCTCTTGCGGGCGAGGAGGCGCATATTGGTCTTGCTGATGAGACGtatgaggatgaggatgtTCGCGTCTAA
- a CDS encoding DUF3984 multi-domain protein has translation MRQSIATLTLLLATTACAQDDVVSFFFPGGYDGVDPVATINVANPKTTEFHIACPTGPKTMECGWGPGLDVTILSQTRFQAEMSTEGVSMSLGCDYNTKKIQMTCTVNQKGGNDDTGGKAVTATLQKEDVKFLTATVVEGQSLLSGSGSGSATSTRASAAPQSTASPAVAAATTTSASVKSAMSTGSMTPSASMSPTGMASASSASATQSSSSSTPESTGAATRYGIEGSALLALVGAAAFHLW, from the exons ATGCGTCAATCAATTGCTACACTCACTCTGCTACTAGCCACCACGGCTTGTGCTCAAGATGATGTCGTCAGCTTCTTCTTCCCGGGTG GCTACGATGGCGTCGACCCCGTCGCAACAATCAATGTCGCAAACCCCAAGACAACCGAATTCCACATCGCCTGCCCCACCGGGCCCAAGACAATGGAGTGTGGCTGGGGCCCCGGTCTCGACGTGACAATCCTCAGCCAAACGCGCTTCCAGGCCGAAATGTCCACCGAGGGCGTAAGCATGAGCCTGGGCTGCGACTACAACACAAAGAAAATCCAGATGACGTGCACGGTGAACCAAAAGGGCGGAAACGATGACACTGGCGGCAAGGCCGTTACCGCGACTCTGCAAAAGGAAGACGTCAAGTTTCTCACGGCCACCGTGGTTGAGGGCCAGAGTTTGCTGAGTGGCAGCGGGAGTGGCAGCGCAACGAGCACCAGAGCTAGTGCCGCGCCACAGAGTACCGCTTCGCCTGCTGTTGCGGCGGCTACGACTACTTCTGCTTCGGTGAAGAGCGCCATGAGTACGGGTTCGATGACGCCTAGTGCGTCCATGTCGCCGACGGGTATGGCTTCTGCTTCAAGCGCCTCTGCTACCCAGAGTAGCTCGTCGTCTACCCCGGAGAGCACTGGTGCCGCTACCAGGTACGGTATCGAAGGCTCTGCGCTACTTGCGCTGGTAGGCGCCGCTGCTTTCCACTTGTGGTAA
- a CDS encoding Herpes-BLLF1 multi-domain protein: MKGVFAFASFVAIAIAADPKLSKAKPSISLNPLARRNYAATYYSTPPEPTDSYPVSSVIEIPPPQPTECLDTDPDPCSTVLITVTSIHTISVSHVPSSLISEPPTTSDQSSATVPPESAPATETEKSSTAAPEESTVGTTTDIQTETSLEPGTPIATATETATESELSTSLPSDITLSISIIEGSSVAPPEAPFPTATDEPTQTSATGTGSYTASPTLPEFTAAADAVRVPAVVVGVLGWAALMM; this comes from the exons ATGAAGGGTGTATTCGCCTTTGCTAGCTTCGTCGCTATTGCTATCGCGGCAGATCCCAAGCTATCTAAAGCTAAACCCTCCATCTCGTTGAACCCCCTCGCAAGGCGTAACTACGCTGCCACATACT ACTCTACTCCTCCCGAGCCCACGGACAGCTACCCGGTGTCCTCCGTCATTGAAATTCCTCCTCCACAGCCCACCGAATGCTTAGATACAGACCCAGACCCATGCTCGACAGTATTGATCACCGTCACCTCTATCCACACCATCTCCGTCAGCCACGTCCCTTCAAGCCTCATCAGTGAACCACCCACCACCAGCGATCAGAGCTCTGCCACTGTTCCCCCGGAGTCGGCCCCTGCGACCGAGACAGAGAAGAGCAGCACCGCCGCGCCGGAGGAATCCACGGTTGGGACGACAACCGATATCCAGACTGAAACGTCGCTGGAGCCGGGTACGCCTATCGCTACGGCTACGGAGACAGCGACGGAAAGCGAACTGAGCACTAGTCTTCCATCTGACATTACACTTTCAATATCGATTATTGAAGGGAGCAGTGTTGCGCCACCTGAGGCACCGTTTCCTACTGCTACTGATGAGCCGACGCAGACTTCTGCTACTGGGACTGGATCGTATACGGCATCCCCTACGCTACCGGAGTTCACTGCTGCAGCGGATGCAGTCAGGGTCCCggctgttgttgttggtgttCTTGGATGGGCTGCTTTGATGATGTAA
- a CDS encoding ProP, Permease major facilitator superfamily, giving the protein MGEKEQEISPAREPSVDEGQIAAEKQMRDIGADLYLEVQQYSREELEAERKIVLRKIDWVIMPMICMTYTIQFLDKLSLNYANAYSLTPDLGLEGDRYSWVAAIFNFGYLFWALPANYLIQRLPVSKYTGSMILLWSILLCCHVAAKNYAGMLALRFLLGMFEASISPAIMNIVSMFYTRDEQPLRMCVFLAFNGVATMVGALLGYGLGHAHSSHIKTWQLIFLVIGLLNFVWAWVFLWVMPDSPSTAKFLTHKQRIVAIDRIATNNIGVKTKHFQAHQALEAVLDFKVLCISLIGLCCGVINGGVSNFSSSLLRGFGFSGIYATLLQLPTGAIEFLVVPLCGLAAGYFKNTRCLILAVVCLPPLAGLLGIRLISLSHRWSLVGCTWLQYIVGAPVILSWNLLTTNIAGHTKRSTANGMWFVFYAAGNIAGANIFFAREKPRYYSALTGLIVCYCAMVVLGGVLAVWMGWQNKRRDRLWGKGQDEQAIRDGFSDLTDMQAKHFRYAL; this is encoded by the exons ATGGGCGAGAAAGAGCAGGAAATCTCGCCAGCGCGAGAGCCTAGCGTTGATGAAGGGCAAATCGCTGCTGAGAAGCAGATGCGCGACATTGGTGCGGATTTGTATCTTGAAGTCCAGCAGTACTCAagagaagagctggaggcggAGCGGAAGATTGTGCTTCGCAAGATTGACTGGGTAATCATGCCAATG ATTTGCATGACCTACACAATCCAATTCCTCGACAAACTCAGCCTCAACTACGCAAATGCGTATTCTCTAACCCCTGATCTCGGTCTCGAAGGCGACCGCTACAGCTGGGTAGCCGCCATTTTCAACTTCGGTTACCTCTTCTGGGCGCTCCCAGCAAACTACCTTATCCAACGGCTCCCCGTATCAAAATATACAGGTTCCATGATTCTCCTCTGGTCCATCCTACTCTGCTGTCACGTGGCGGCCAAGAACTACGCTGGAATGCTCGCCCTCCGGTTCCTACTCGGAATGTTCGAAGCCAGCATTAGTCCAGCCATCATGAACATCGTAAGCATGTTTTACACGCGCGACGAACAACCGCTTCGCATGTGCGTTTTCTTGGCTTTCAACGGCGTCGCCACTATGGTCGGCGCTCTGCTGGGGTACGGCCTCGGTCACGCGCACTCATCTCACATCAAGACGTGGCAGCTTATTTTCCTCGTCATCGGCCTGTTGAACTTTGTCTGGGCGTGGGTGTTTCTCTGGGTGATGCCAGATAGCCCTTCAACAGCGAAGTTTCTCACGCACAAACAACGCATCGTAGCCATCGACCGCATTGCCACCAACAACATCGGTGTGAAAACTAAACACTTCCAAGCGCACCAAGCTCTCGAAGCTGTACTGGATTTCAAGGTCCTCTGTATTAGTCTCATCGGCCTCTGCTGCGGTGTAATCAACGGCGGTGTATCGAATTTCTCGTCTTCTCTACTCCGGGGCTTTGGTTTCTCAGGCATTTACGCTACGCTCCTCCAGCTCCCCACAGGCGCTATAGAATTCCTCGTCGTACCACTTTGCGGTCTCGCAGCCGGCTACTTCAAGAACACGCGCTGCCTCATCCTCGCTGTCGTGTGTCTGCCGCCGCTAGCAGGTCTTCTGGGCATCCGCCTTATCTCGCTATCCCACCGTTGGAGTCTCGTAGGCTGCACGTGGCTGCAGTATATCGTCGGCGCCCCAGTCATTCTGTCTTGGAATCTACTTACTACCAACATCGCGGGTCACACTAAGCGCAGTACGGCGAATGGCATGTGGTTTGTCTTTTACGCTGCGGGTAACATCGCGGGCGCGAATATCTTCTTTGCGCGGGAGAAGCCAAGGTATTACTCTGCGCTCACGGGACTCATTGTGTGTTACTGCGCCATGGTAGTGCTAGGAGGCGTACTGGCGGTGTGGATGGGGTGGCAGAATAAGAGGAGAGATAGGCTTTGGGGTAAGGGACAGGATGAGCAGGCGATTCGGGATGGGTTTAGTGACTTAACAGATATGCAGGCAAAGCATTTTAGGTATGCTTTGTGA
- a CDS encoding WD40 repeat protein, producing the protein MPETTKVVPLTCHGHSRPVPHIHFSSLQEDDQYYIISACKDNNPMLRDGVTGDWIGTFLGHKGAVWQARLSSDASMAATASADFSAKVWDTHTGEALHTLAHNHIVRAVAFPNQPHPQILATGGMEKKLRIYDLSRSDATSFEIGAGVHTGTIKSIVWTSDPNVIITAAEDKKVRWWDLRQEATIGEYAVEGTVGSCELDNTSSDGVLSVAAGNSAYFFNSSSPGSLLKSIKTPYEIASVAFHNGERKFVTGGSNQNDTWVRVWDFEEEKELETNKGHHGPIWSASFSPDGKLYATGSEDGTVKLWKFTSGPYGLWK; encoded by the exons ATGCCTGAGACGACCAAGGTGGTGCCCCTCACCTGCCATGGACACTCGAGACCCGTTCCACATATACACTTCTCATCCCTGCAAGAGGACGACCAATACTACATCATCTCAGCATGCAAGGACAACAACCCCATGCTCCGCGATGGAGTCACGGGCGATTGGATTGGAACCTTTCTAGGCCACAAGGGCGCTGTGTGGCAAGCGCGTCTGTCTTCAGACGCATCCATGGCAGCCACGGCTTCAGCGGATTTCTCAGC CAAGGTCTGGGATACACATACTGGAGAAGCTCTGCATACCCTCGCACACAACCACATCGTACGCGCTGTCGCATTCCCCAATCAGCCACACCCACAGATTCTCGCGACAGGCGGTATGGAAAAGAAGCTGCGTATATACGACCTCTCGCGTAGCGACGCGACGAGCTTTGAGATTGGCGCAGGTGTCCACACGGGAACCATCAAGTCCATAGTATGGACTTCTGACCCAAACGTCATCATTACCGCAGCAGAGGACAAGAAGGTGCGGTGGTGGGATCTGCGACAAGAGGCTACTATTGGAGAGTACGCGGTTGAAGGTACTGTAGGCTCCTGTGAGCTGGATAACACCTCCTCAGATGGAGTCTTGAGCGTAGCTGCTGGAAACAGCGCCTACTTCTTCAACAGCTCATCACCCGGGTCACTTCTCAAGAGCATCAAAACACCTTATGAGATCGCCAGTGTTGCATTCCACAACGGAGAGCGCAAATTTGTCACTGGCGGTAGCAACCAAAACGATACATGGGTTAGGGTCTGGGATTTCGAGGAGGAGAAGGAATTGGAGACGAACAAGGGCCACCACGGCCCAATTTGGTCAGCAAGCTTCTCTCCCGACGGCAAACTTTATGCGACTGGCAGTGAGGATGGTACAGTCAAGCTCTGGAAGTTCACATCTGGCCCTTACGGTCTGTGGAAGTAG